One bacterium genomic region harbors:
- a CDS encoding DUF4872 domain-containing protein produces MEVCEKKGKYKKIISNFNTEKGTFCALCNTKSLFEYYGYKLSEAMYCGLSGYLGFFYTRESLESKEILYGRIGNHDIILKNLCNALNIRLKERTIYDDEEAWILAKESLNKNIPLLLCVDDFYLEYHFYFNKIHYLRVADLIGFDEKEGVVLLYDIEKRTNSIENFKKARNSEVNGIKNNNMWYEFEFPSELPSLIEPIKNGINQSVKMMLDEESNETRFYGITGIRTFAGDVGEWVKKWGEEELYANIENMYVQINRPGGPTISRSLFSEFLFEASDIINNKELYKIGREFKEISKAWEIIGNLFFKWGAGAYDVIPRIQARLLKIADKEERLFAALRNIVI; encoded by the coding sequence ATGGAAGTATGTGAGAAGAAAGGTAAGTATAAAAAGATAATAAGCAATTTTAATACGGAAAAGGGGACTTTTTGTGCCCTTTGCAATACTAAAAGTCTTTTTGAATATTATGGTTACAAACTTAGTGAGGCTATGTATTGTGGACTCTCTGGTTATTTAGGATTCTTTTATACTCGTGAAAGCCTTGAATCAAAAGAAATTCTCTACGGAAGAATCGGAAATCATGATATAATTCTGAAAAATCTATGTAATGCTTTAAATATAAGACTCAAAGAAAGAACAATATACGATGATGAAGAGGCTTGGATATTAGCAAAAGAAAGTCTAAACAAAAATATTCCACTATTGTTATGTGTTGACGATTTTTACTTAGAATATCACTTCTACTTTAATAAGATACATTATCTACGAGTGGCAGACCTGATTGGGTTTGACGAAAAAGAAGGGGTGGTACTTCTATATGATATTGAAAAGAGGACAAACTCAATTGAGAATTTTAAGAAAGCAAGGAATTCTGAAGTCAATGGTATAAAGAATAATAATATGTGGTATGAATTTGAATTCCCCTCGGAACTTCCATCTTTAATAGAACCAATAAAAAATGGTATTAACCAGAGTGTGAAAATGATGTTGGATGAAGAGAGTAATGAAACTCGATTTTATGGAATTACAGGTATTAGAACCTTTGCAGGGGATGTAGGAGAATGGGTGAAGAAATGGGGGGAAGAGGAGTTATATGCTAATATAGAGAATATGTATGTTCAAATAAATAGACCTGGCGGTCCAACAATAAGTAGATCTTTATTCTCGGAGTTTTTATTTGAAGCGAGCGATATTATTAATAATAAGGAGCTGTATAAAATAGGTAGAGAATTTAAGGAGATTTCAAAGGCATGGGAAATAATAGGAAATTTGTTCTTTAAATGGGGTGCAGGAGCATATGATGTCATACCAAGGATACAAGCACGACTGCTAAAGATTGCAGATAAAGAAGAAAGACTGTTTGCTGCCTTGAGGAACATAGTAATTTAG